From Riemerella anatipestifer ATCC 11845 = DSM 15868, a single genomic window includes:
- a CDS encoding T9SS type A sorting domain-containing protein codes for MKSFLKLLAIGVVANFNAQLIPSAQQMRQQEQAFYNNATVLVKQQINPQTGVPYLSTGINLSMVDSFANLYQFNDVDYNTADADLFLQAMSELHNASAESQFLSASELEAKRDSQISLQNFSTSAPMQNTVQIGIINTDFDFLFYDAENESNGGLTLQNGVFQPIAGKPSAFTKHLVMIAPQKSTVSAEGGMVSFHVNPDIYFNKGKKITHLTANFGDGVIRNLITNGLANTSKFSVNYSSPGKKVISFNVVYEDGSTFTTYGSILVTFPTSPLTTFAANSCTAKTAVISYISKIPYQAWTESAPKYGKMEYKIFYADNNQSGVCGIDRVKKPFIVIDGFDPGDKRRIEAIDCDENCKTLLDEDIRNHFNSKYQSIYDLMTYKINPNDPNETPKWITKILNEKGYDVIIINLPTERAPYDFNRIIHDYGADFIERNAMSFVSFLQDLNASMRNRGITEKAVVVGPSMGGQITRYALAYMEKKQQETGSINWNHNTKLWISMDSPHQGANIPLALQGSIAFLGYNRGLEDAKSNYEKQLMAPAARQMLIEHAEEKLYGKNGGVSPYFTKYQQNLHNNGVQGSNGYPLNLKKIAIVNGSITGTKNVNAGQTILDMRGYIDMSWLFFKWTINTFRSTQLAQPEYQQSKLLYHIGAAKPGLPVWSSSELSRPNSFSKGSLDAVPGGYYNAINDFKDQSAQTLRKKKQRRRYYVPHSEETPTAPLSFIPTHSALDTSGFSDWYQPIDKNLVCAGQTPFDSYYGETTNMEHISFTPNMVQWLLSWLNGNELTPPSNLTLNGNSVICENTEEFYSFSNICEVPTGTNFSTSPSLSVVNVSSSGITVKGVKNGLGFIYINLPNKQTIAKKIWVGKPQLRIKPEEGSTNYVVQSIESLDTGATLEDQGLTPADVTWRRKDTGAIRTGYTYFANGRGYNWHLDLEVNAKNKCGSTTYATTITPPPPGMCEYTYTVSKVQNDDYTIARIMEPVCPKQSPEDNNLIHSQSTSSETYYITVVNSLGNTVIQKTGKDFSLSNLPTGSYFVKIIKDGQMLVGQTLIKK; via the coding sequence ATGAAATCATTTTTAAAACTTTTAGCAATTGGGGTAGTTGCCAACTTCAATGCCCAGCTCATTCCGTCTGCACAGCAAATGCGCCAACAAGAGCAAGCATTCTATAATAATGCTACCGTGCTAGTAAAGCAACAGATAAACCCTCAGACCGGTGTCCCTTACCTTTCCACAGGTATTAATCTCAGTATGGTAGACTCCTTTGCCAATTTATATCAGTTTAATGATGTGGATTACAACACTGCAGATGCAGACCTGTTTTTACAGGCAATGTCTGAACTCCATAATGCAAGTGCAGAATCTCAGTTTTTAAGTGCATCAGAACTGGAAGCAAAAAGAGACTCACAAATATCATTGCAAAATTTTAGTACCAGTGCTCCCATGCAAAATACGGTACAGATTGGTATCATCAACACCGATTTCGATTTTCTGTTTTACGATGCCGAAAACGAGAGCAACGGTGGGCTAACTTTACAGAATGGCGTTTTCCAGCCCATAGCAGGGAAACCATCTGCCTTCACCAAACATTTGGTAATGATTGCTCCGCAGAAAAGCACCGTTTCTGCGGAAGGAGGCATGGTTAGTTTTCATGTTAACCCAGACATTTATTTCAACAAGGGTAAGAAAATTACTCACTTAACAGCAAACTTTGGAGACGGCGTTATTCGTAATCTTATAACCAACGGCTTAGCCAATACCTCCAAATTTTCAGTAAATTATTCCTCACCCGGAAAGAAAGTAATCTCCTTTAATGTAGTGTACGAAGATGGTTCTACATTTACCACTTATGGTTCTATTCTCGTAACTTTCCCTACAAGTCCCCTCACTACTTTTGCTGCTAACTCTTGTACTGCGAAAACAGCTGTGATTTCTTATATCTCTAAAATTCCTTATCAGGCGTGGACAGAATCTGCACCTAAATACGGAAAGATGGAATATAAAATCTTCTATGCCGATAATAACCAGTCTGGCGTCTGTGGCATAGACCGCGTGAAAAAGCCCTTTATTGTAATTGATGGCTTTGATCCCGGGGATAAGAGAAGGATAGAAGCCATTGACTGTGATGAGAATTGCAAAACACTTTTAGACGAAGATATCCGCAATCATTTCAATAGTAAATACCAATCCATTTACGACTTAATGACCTACAAAATCAATCCGAACGATCCAAATGAAACACCTAAGTGGATAACAAAGATATTAAATGAAAAAGGCTACGATGTTATTATCATCAACCTGCCAACAGAGCGGGCTCCTTATGATTTTAATAGAATTATTCATGATTACGGTGCAGACTTTATCGAAAGAAACGCCATGTCTTTTGTAAGTTTTCTGCAAGATCTCAACGCTTCTATGCGCAATAGAGGTATTACAGAAAAAGCCGTAGTGGTAGGACCTAGTATGGGAGGGCAAATTACGCGTTATGCCCTAGCCTATATGGAAAAGAAACAGCAGGAAACTGGCTCTATAAACTGGAATCACAATACCAAACTATGGATTAGTATGGACAGCCCACATCAAGGAGCCAATATTCCTTTAGCTTTACAGGGAAGCATTGCATTTTTAGGCTATAATAGAGGTTTGGAAGATGCTAAAAGCAATTATGAGAAGCAACTCATGGCACCCGCCGCCAGACAAATGCTTATAGAACACGCTGAGGAAAAATTATATGGAAAAAATGGTGGTGTATCTCCTTATTTCACTAAATATCAGCAAAACCTACATAATAACGGTGTCCAAGGGTCTAATGGGTATCCCCTAAATCTTAAAAAGATAGCCATAGTAAATGGCTCTATCACAGGAACGAAAAATGTTAATGCTGGACAAACTATTTTAGACATGCGAGGATATATTGATATGTCTTGGTTATTTTTTAAATGGACAATTAACACCTTTAGATCTACGCAGCTTGCTCAGCCAGAGTATCAGCAATCAAAATTATTATATCATATTGGTGCGGCAAAGCCAGGATTACCCGTATGGTCGTCATCAGAGTTGTCAAGACCCAATAGTTTCAGCAAGGGCTCGCTAGATGCAGTTCCGGGAGGATATTACAATGCCATCAATGACTTTAAAGATCAATCTGCCCAAACACTTAGGAAAAAGAAGCAACGCAGAAGATATTATGTTCCACATAGTGAAGAAACACCAACCGCACCTCTATCTTTCATCCCCACACACTCTGCTTTAGATACATCTGGTTTTAGTGATTGGTATCAACCTATTGATAAAAATTTGGTATGTGCTGGACAAACACCATTTGACAGCTACTACGGAGAAACTACCAATATGGAACATATCTCCTTTACACCTAACATGGTACAATGGTTATTAAGTTGGCTGAATGGGAATGAATTAACCCCTCCTTCCAATTTAACTTTAAATGGTAATTCTGTAATTTGTGAAAACACAGAAGAATTTTACAGCTTTTCAAATATTTGTGAAGTTCCCACAGGAACCAATTTCTCCACCTCTCCTTCATTATCTGTGGTGAATGTTTCCTCATCAGGAATAACAGTGAAGGGGGTTAAAAACGGTCTAGGATTCATTTATATAAATTTGCCAAATAAACAAACTATTGCCAAAAAAATCTGGGTAGGTAAACCTCAATTACGCATAAAGCCAGAAGAAGGAAGCACAAACTATGTGGTTCAGAGTATAGAATCTCTAGACACAGGAGCTACCTTAGAAGACCAAGGCCTAACACCAGCAGATGTTACTTGGAGAAGAAAAGACACAGGAGCCATAAGAACGGGCTATACTTACTTTGCAAATGGGCGTGGGTACAACTGGCATTTAGATTTAGAAGTAAACGCTAAAAATAAATGTGGCAGTACTACCTATGCTACTACTATAACTCCACCCCCTCCTGGTATGTGCGAGTACACCTACACAGTGTCAAAAGTTCAAAATGACGACTATACCATTGCCAGAATAATGGAGCCAGTATGTCCGAAACAATCTCCTGAAGATAACAATCTAATCCATAGTCAAAGCACTTCTAGCGAAACCTATTACATTACAGTAGTAAACAGCTTAGGGAATACCGTAATTCAAAAAACAGGTAAAGATTTCAGCCTTTCTAACCTCCCTACAGGAAGCTATTTTGTAAAAATCATAAAAGATGGGCAGATGCTTGTTGGGCAAACACTTATTAAAAAATAA
- a CDS encoding purine-nucleoside phosphorylase, with protein sequence MLEKFKETAAFIKNIIGDTPDFAIVLGSGLGKLKDEVEAIHTLDYADIPNFPQTTVVGHGGSLIYGTLEGKKVLMMSGRFHYYEGHSIETVTFPFRVFHLLGIKNLIVSNASGGVNPNFKVADVMLINDHINMMPEHPLRGKNIDELGPRFVDMSEPYNRKMLSIAEEVAKENNITVHQGVYVALQGPTFETPAEYGLIRAIGGDAVGMSTVPEVIVAKHQGMDVFGISIITDLGGPEIAFNVSHEEVLEAANKAMPNVIKIVKGLVKNY encoded by the coding sequence ATGTTAGAAAAATTTAAAGAAACTGCAGCGTTCATTAAGAACATTATTGGAGATACACCGGACTTTGCTATCGTGCTAGGTTCTGGATTAGGTAAATTAAAAGACGAAGTAGAGGCAATCCACACTTTAGACTATGCTGATATTCCTAACTTCCCTCAAACTACGGTAGTTGGGCACGGCGGTAGCTTAATCTACGGCACACTAGAAGGTAAGAAGGTGCTTATGATGAGTGGAAGATTCCACTACTACGAGGGACATTCTATTGAAACGGTAACTTTCCCGTTCCGTGTGTTCCACTTATTAGGAATTAAAAATCTAATCGTTTCTAATGCTTCAGGTGGTGTAAACCCTAACTTTAAAGTGGCTGATGTGATGCTGATTAACGACCACATCAATATGATGCCAGAACACCCATTAAGAGGTAAAAATATAGATGAATTAGGACCTCGTTTCGTGGATATGAGCGAGCCTTATAATAGAAAAATGTTAAGCATCGCTGAAGAAGTAGCAAAAGAGAATAACATCACGGTACATCAAGGGGTTTATGTAGCTCTACAAGGACCTACTTTTGAAACACCTGCTGAATATGGACTAATCCGTGCTATTGGTGGTGATGCCGTAGGTATGAGTACCGTGCCTGAAGTTATCGTAGCGAAACATCAAGGTATGGATGTATTTGGTATTTCTATCATTACTGACTTAGGTGGACCAGAAATTGCGTTCAATGTTTCTCACGAGGAAGTTTTAGAAGCGGCTAACAAGGCTATGCCTAATGTAATCAAAATCGTAAAAGGTTTAGTAAAGAATTACTAA
- a CDS encoding SIMPL domain-containing protein produces the protein MKHLFLILMLFFGQLIFGQKNFLDQPYLETSGKADTLVIPDKITININLNEADTKNKISVEEQEKRMESALKKLGINTEKDLSLNGLSSGFKTYFLKGQNIIKQKNYSLIVRNAVTAGKVLMALEEQGISNVNISKLEYTKEEELLLALKSKAVLKSKLTAERMVKALNQKLGKAIFISDENNAYPQVTPMMMRSTKAMESYDATSEAPIDIEFNKIKYETFVNVKFQLD, from the coding sequence ATGAAACATTTATTTTTAATCCTTATGCTATTCTTCGGACAGCTTATTTTTGGGCAGAAGAACTTTTTAGACCAACCTTATTTAGAAACTTCGGGCAAAGCAGATACGCTAGTAATACCTGATAAAATAACCATTAACATCAACCTCAACGAAGCAGATACCAAAAACAAAATATCGGTAGAAGAACAAGAAAAAAGAATGGAAAGTGCCCTTAAAAAACTAGGCATAAACACCGAGAAAGATTTATCTCTTAATGGTTTATCTAGTGGGTTTAAAACTTACTTCTTAAAAGGTCAAAACATTATTAAACAAAAGAACTACTCTCTCATTGTACGTAATGCGGTTACCGCGGGTAAAGTCTTGATGGCACTAGAGGAGCAAGGCATTTCTAATGTGAACATCTCTAAACTAGAATACACCAAAGAAGAAGAGCTTTTATTAGCCCTAAAAAGTAAAGCCGTTTTAAAATCTAAACTAACAGCAGAACGAATGGTAAAGGCTTTAAATCAAAAATTGGGTAAAGCTATCTTTATTTCCGATGAAAATAATGCCTATCCTCAAGTAACTCCTATGATGATGCGTTCCACAAAAGCAATGGAAAGCTATGATGCTACTTCAGAAGCTCCTATTGATATAGAGTTTAATAAAATCAAGTACGAAACTTTTGTTAATGTTAAGTTTCAATTAGATTAA
- the lpxK gene encoding tetraacyldisaccharide 4'-kinase, with product MKRWYLYPFSLIYHLGTSVRNKMYDWGLLPSTKFNTPIINVGNLSVGGSGKSPMVMHIAELLSKNHRTGVLSRGYGRTTRGYGVVNYNSNYRTVGDEAMQLFERFKNRFVIGVSEDRVFGAKKLISDMDLDVLVLDDAFQHRRINTGLNILMTDYNDPYFKDFILPAGNLRESRNGMKRAHIIVVSKCPANITEEKKQYYISRISPKHYQKVFFSTINYDETVFSKTQSLPDNNLAYYDILVITGIANPTPFLEHLNRFAKKVKHLKFKDHHSFTDADVQKIISEYKKMGDYKMILTTEKDFVRLKTFEYLSDKLYYWPINVEMDKLEEFNKIILNYVRKI from the coding sequence ATGAAAAGATGGTATCTCTATCCTTTTTCCTTAATCTATCATCTAGGGACTTCTGTAAGAAACAAAATGTATGATTGGGGATTGTTGCCTTCTACGAAATTTAACACACCTATCATCAATGTAGGTAACCTCTCCGTGGGCGGTAGCGGGAAATCTCCTATGGTAATGCATATTGCAGAGCTTCTTTCAAAAAATCATCGTACTGGAGTGCTTTCTAGAGGCTATGGGCGTACTACCAGAGGCTATGGAGTTGTAAACTACAATAGTAACTATAGAACGGTGGGCGATGAAGCCATGCAACTTTTTGAACGATTTAAAAATCGTTTCGTAATTGGGGTAAGTGAGGACAGGGTTTTCGGTGCTAAAAAACTTATTTCTGATATGGATTTAGATGTGCTAGTGCTAGATGATGCATTTCAGCACCGCCGAATCAATACAGGGCTTAACATCTTAATGACCGACTATAACGACCCTTACTTTAAAGATTTTATTCTTCCCGCAGGAAATCTAAGAGAGAGCCGAAACGGAATGAAAAGGGCTCATATCATCGTAGTTTCTAAGTGTCCTGCTAATATTACGGAGGAGAAAAAACAATACTACATTTCTAGAATAAGCCCTAAGCATTATCAAAAAGTGTTTTTCTCCACCATCAATTATGATGAAACGGTGTTCTCCAAAACGCAATCTTTGCCTGATAACAATTTGGCTTATTACGATATATTAGTCATTACAGGAATTGCTAACCCAACGCCTTTCCTAGAACATCTGAATAGATTTGCCAAGAAGGTAAAGCACCTTAAATTTAAAGACCACCACAGCTTTACAGATGCTGATGTACAAAAGATAATCTCTGAGTATAAAAAAATGGGAGATTATAAGATGATACTCACCACAGAAAAAGATTTTGTAAGGCTAAAAACTTTTGAATATCTAAGTGATAAATTATATTACTGGCCTATCAATGTAGAAATGGATAAGCTAGAGGAGTTTAACAAAATAATACTGAATTATGTTAGAAAAATTTAA
- a CDS encoding DUF2490 domain-containing protein, translated as MRAIFIFILLLPMVAFSQTNNLGNWFIYFGNKKIDNRWNWHHEVQYRNFNFIGDTEQVLIRTGLGYNLTENNNNILLGAAFIYSEPYLANSDTKTSFNEHRIYQQFITRQTFGAVSLQHRYRFEQRFFEKDFRLRLRYFIGLNVALNKKQMMDKAVYLSAYNEIFINTENNIFDRNRLYGGLGYRFSKNVRTEVGVMNQSTSTVSRNQLNLITFFNF; from the coding sequence ATGAGAGCGATATTTATATTTATTCTTTTATTACCTATGGTTGCGTTTTCGCAAACCAATAATTTGGGGAATTGGTTTATCTATTTTGGAAATAAAAAGATTGATAATCGATGGAATTGGCATCACGAGGTGCAATATAGAAATTTTAATTTTATAGGAGATACAGAGCAGGTACTCATTAGAACAGGGCTTGGTTATAATCTTACCGAAAATAATAATAATATTTTGCTAGGTGCAGCATTCATTTACAGCGAACCTTATTTGGCAAACAGCGATACTAAGACTAGTTTTAACGAGCATCGTATTTATCAGCAGTTTATCACAAGGCAGACTTTTGGAGCGGTATCTTTGCAACACAGATATAGGTTTGAGCAACGTTTTTTTGAGAAAGATTTTAGGTTGAGGTTGCGTTATTTTATAGGTCTTAATGTAGCTCTGAACAAAAAGCAAATGATGGATAAAGCAGTCTATTTATCTGCTTATAATGAGATATTTATAAATACTGAAAACAATATATTTGATAGAAACAGGCTTTATGGTGGTTTAGGATATAGATTTTCTAAAAATGTGAGAACCGAAGTTGGGGTGATGAATCAGTCCACAAGTACTGTGTCTAGAAATCAATTAAATTTGATTACATTTTTTAACTTTTAA
- the hppD gene encoding 4-hydroxyphenylpyruvate dioxygenase: protein MSELTFAEKIAKAQNFLPINGTDYIELYVGNAKQAAHFYKTAFGFQSVAYAGPETGVRDRASYVLQQGKIRLVLTSGLNSNSPICEHQKKHGDGVKVLALWVDDAYAAFEETTKRGGKPYLEPVTLTDEFGEVRMSGIYTYGETVHMFVERKNYTGPFMPGYEKWESDYNPSDVGLLYVDHCVGNVDWNRMLPVVKWYEDVLGFVNILSFDDKQINTEYSALMSKVMANGNGYAKFPINEPAEGKKKSQVEEYLDFYEGEGVQHIAVATKDIIKTVSELKARGVEFLSAPPNAYYEMVPERVGHIDEDLKKLQELGILIDHDEEGYLLQIFTKPVEDRPTLFFEIIERHGAQSFGAGNFKALFEALEKEQARRGNL, encoded by the coding sequence ATGTCGGAACTAACATTTGCTGAAAAAATAGCGAAAGCACAAAATTTCTTACCCATCAATGGGACAGATTACATAGAACTTTATGTAGGTAATGCTAAACAAGCTGCTCACTTCTACAAAACAGCGTTTGGGTTTCAGTCTGTAGCTTATGCTGGACCAGAAACGGGCGTAAGAGATAGAGCTTCTTATGTCTTACAACAAGGAAAAATTAGATTGGTTTTAACTTCTGGGTTAAATTCTAACTCGCCTATCTGCGAACATCAAAAAAAGCACGGAGATGGGGTTAAAGTACTAGCTCTTTGGGTAGATGACGCTTACGCTGCATTTGAAGAAACTACCAAAAGAGGAGGCAAGCCATATCTAGAACCGGTTACCCTTACTGATGAGTTTGGAGAAGTAAGAATGTCGGGCATCTATACTTATGGGGAAACGGTGCATATGTTCGTGGAAAGGAAAAATTATACAGGTCCATTTATGCCAGGATACGAAAAATGGGAAAGCGATTATAACCCTTCAGATGTAGGCTTACTTTATGTGGACCACTGTGTGGGAAATGTAGATTGGAACAGAATGCTTCCAGTAGTTAAGTGGTACGAAGATGTGTTAGGCTTTGTTAATATTCTTAGTTTTGATGACAAACAAATCAATACGGAATATTCAGCGTTGATGTCTAAAGTAATGGCAAATGGTAATGGCTATGCTAAATTCCCAATTAACGAACCAGCCGAGGGTAAAAAGAAATCTCAAGTAGAGGAATATCTAGACTTCTACGAAGGCGAAGGGGTACAACATATTGCAGTCGCTACCAAAGATATTATAAAAACCGTTTCCGAACTTAAAGCTAGAGGGGTAGAGTTTCTATCAGCACCACCAAATGCCTATTACGAAATGGTGCCAGAGCGTGTGGGGCATATAGACGAAGACCTTAAAAAATTACAAGAACTAGGCATCTTAATAGACCACGATGAGGAAGGCTACCTTCTCCAAATATTTACTAAACCTGTGGAAGACCGACCAACACTCTTCTTTGAAATTATTGAAAGACACGGAGCGCAGAGCTTTGGAGCAGGTAATTTCAAAGCCCTTTTTGAAGCCTTAGAAAAAGAACAAGCGAGAAGAGGTAATCTCTAA
- the rnhA gene encoding ribonuclease HI, with protein MKIDIYTDGACSGNPGKGGYGIIMRVSGLNYEKAFSQGFRKTTNNRMELLAVIVALEKLKNNENEVHIYTDSKYVADAINQKWLYGWIKKGFNKVKNPDLWQRLVPLMRMHNPTFHWIKGHNGHPDNERCDKLAVAAANASKLEIDKGYEENATLDSLF; from the coding sequence ATGAAGATTGATATCTACACAGACGGAGCCTGTAGCGGAAATCCGGGCAAAGGTGGCTATGGAATTATTATGCGAGTTTCTGGACTGAATTATGAGAAAGCATTTTCGCAAGGGTTTAGAAAAACCACCAATAACCGTATGGAACTATTGGCGGTTATTGTGGCATTAGAAAAACTTAAAAACAACGAAAACGAAGTTCATATCTACACCGATAGCAAGTATGTCGCCGATGCCATTAACCAAAAGTGGCTGTATGGTTGGATAAAAAAAGGATTTAATAAAGTTAAAAATCCTGATTTGTGGCAAAGGTTAGTCCCTTTGATGAGAATGCACAACCCAACTTTCCATTGGATTAAAGGGCATAACGGACACCCCGACAATGAGCGATGCGATAAGCTAGCCGTAGCCGCTGCAAATGCTTCTAAACTAGAAATAGACAAGGGTTACGAAGAAAACGCAACCCTTGACTCATTGTTTTAG
- the fahA gene encoding fumarylacetoacetase produces MKSFVNYNEQSDFSIYNIPFGVAVFNHEYIACATRIGDLVIDLASLYDYGYFDDIEGLTENVFEGYTLNDFIELGKPVTTVVRERIQALLLEGSKLSKDEKVIEECFYDLDEVEMLMPVHIPNYTDFYSSIEHATNVGKMFRDPENALLPNWKHIPVGYHGRASSIVTSGVDFHRPKGQMKPADANQPIFGASKQLDFELEMAFIVNKNTEMGESISTKEAEDSIFGMVLFNDWSARDIQSWEYVPLGPFLGKNFCSSISPWVVTLEALEPFRTTSPKQEPEVLPYLKFEGDKNFDIALAVYLTPENGAENLICQSNFKYMYWNMAQQLAHHTINGCNVEVGDMYASGTISGKEPSSFGSMLELTWRGQNPLTLSDGSERKFIEDGDTITMRGFAQKEHIRVGFGEVKTKVLPAKL; encoded by the coding sequence ATGAAATCATTTGTAAATTATAACGAACAGTCCGATTTTTCCATTTATAACATTCCGTTTGGGGTGGCGGTTTTCAATCACGAGTATATTGCTTGTGCTACTAGAATAGGCGATTTGGTAATAGACCTAGCCTCACTTTACGATTATGGCTACTTTGACGATATAGAAGGCTTAACCGAAAATGTTTTTGAAGGCTATACTCTAAACGATTTTATAGAGCTAGGCAAACCTGTAACTACCGTTGTTAGAGAAAGAATACAAGCATTACTTTTAGAAGGTTCTAAACTTTCTAAAGACGAAAAAGTGATAGAAGAGTGCTTTTATGATTTAGACGAGGTGGAAATGCTAATGCCAGTGCATATCCCTAACTATACTGATTTTTACAGTAGTATAGAACACGCTACTAATGTCGGAAAGATGTTCCGCGACCCAGAAAATGCCCTTTTACCTAATTGGAAACATATTCCAGTAGGGTATCACGGCAGGGCTTCATCTATTGTAACTTCGGGAGTGGATTTCCATAGACCAAAAGGGCAAATGAAACCTGCGGACGCCAACCAACCGATATTTGGAGCGTCTAAACAGTTAGATTTTGAGTTAGAGATGGCTTTTATAGTTAATAAAAACACAGAAATGGGCGAAAGCATTTCTACCAAAGAAGCAGAGGATTCTATTTTCGGAATGGTGTTGTTTAATGACTGGTCAGCTAGGGATATTCAGAGTTGGGAGTATGTGCCGCTAGGCCCGTTTTTAGGGAAAAACTTCTGTTCGTCCATATCGCCTTGGGTGGTTACGTTAGAGGCTTTAGAGCCGTTTAGAACCACATCTCCTAAGCAAGAACCAGAGGTATTACCTTACCTAAAGTTTGAAGGCGATAAAAACTTTGATATTGCTTTAGCGGTTTATTTAACCCCTGAAAATGGAGCGGAAAATCTTATCTGCCAGTCTAATTTCAAGTATATGTATTGGAATATGGCTCAGCAGTTGGCACATCATACCATCAATGGTTGTAATGTAGAAGTGGGAGATATGTATGCATCGGGAACTATTTCGGGTAAAGAGCCGAGTAGCTTTGGTTCTATGCTAGAACTTACGTGGAGAGGGCAAAATCCTTTAACGCTTTCAGACGGCAGCGAAAGAAAATTTATAGAAGATGGGGATACCATCACAATGAGAGGCTTCGCCCAAAAAGAACATATTAGAGTAGGTTTTGGTGAGGTTAAAACCAAAGTGTTACCAGCTAAATTATAA
- the dnaB gene encoding replicative DNA helicase, translated as MAQKETLSSLVNGNFAKELSISQGKMPPNAVDLERLVIGAFLIDKKALDNTYDLLTPEVFYDPRHQEIYRIIIKLFGDNTPIDILTVIQELKKQEKLNLAGGDAYIIDLTTGISSSAHIEYHARVILEKYILRSLINVSANVIDNSYKESTDVFELLDRAEQSFFEITNGTIKKGFDTASSLVSEAIEKIKSLKDKEGLSGIPSGFTQLDKETGGWQNSDLIIIAARPGMGKTAFILSMARNIAVEHQIPIAVFSLEMASVQLITRMISSETGISSEKLRKGQMSDEEWQRLFNNVAALENAPLYIDETPALSIFDFRAKCRRLVMQHGVRIIMVDYLQLMTANSGKGGTREQEISTISRSLKAIAKELNVPIIALSQLSRTVETRPNKRPQLSDLRESGAIEQDADIVSFIFRPEYYKIDFWDNDEEGAQTSTTNQAEIILAKHRNGATGEVRLSFFKEIAKFADLDLYGGYESSNFGQMDNNPSGFESIKTTIQPSAAFDIPDNISGSSMNEIDDYDDMPF; from the coding sequence ATGGCACAGAAAGAAACATTATCATCTTTAGTCAACGGTAATTTTGCGAAGGAACTCTCTATTTCTCAAGGCAAAATGCCACCCAATGCAGTAGATTTAGAAAGACTGGTTATAGGAGCTTTTCTTATTGATAAAAAGGCACTTGATAATACTTACGATTTACTCACGCCTGAGGTATTTTACGACCCTAGACATCAAGAGATTTACCGTATCATCATTAAGTTATTTGGCGACAATACACCGATAGACATTCTAACGGTAATCCAAGAATTAAAGAAGCAAGAAAAACTTAATTTGGCTGGTGGGGACGCTTATATCATAGATTTAACCACAGGCATCAGTTCTTCTGCCCATATAGAATACCACGCGAGAGTTATCCTAGAAAAATACATTTTGAGGTCGCTCATCAATGTGTCTGCAAATGTGATAGACAATTCTTACAAAGAATCTACAGATGTATTTGAGCTTTTAGACCGTGCCGAACAATCTTTTTTTGAAATCACCAACGGAACGATAAAAAAGGGCTTTGATACCGCTAGTTCTTTAGTAAGTGAAGCCATTGAAAAAATTAAATCTCTTAAAGATAAAGAAGGGCTTTCAGGTATTCCTTCGGGATTTACCCAACTTGATAAGGAAACAGGAGGTTGGCAAAACTCGGATTTGATTATCATAGCGGCTCGTCCTGGTATGGGTAAAACGGCGTTTATCCTTTCTATGGCTAGAAATATAGCGGTGGAACATCAAATTCCTATTGCTGTATTTTCGTTAGAGATGGCATCAGTGCAGCTTATTACCAGAATGATTTCTTCCGAGACAGGGATTTCCTCTGAAAAATTAAGAAAAGGACAAATGAGCGATGAAGAATGGCAACGCCTCTTTAACAATGTTGCTGCTTTAGAAAACGCTCCACTTTATATAGATGAAACACCTGCTCTCTCCATTTTTGACTTTAGAGCAAAGTGCCGAAGACTTGTAATGCAGCACGGCGTGAGAATCATTATGGTGGATTATTTACAGCTGATGACTGCAAACTCTGGAAAAGGGGGTACAAGGGAACAAGAAATTTCTACCATATCTCGTTCATTAAAAGCCATTGCAAAGGAACTTAATGTGCCTATTATTGCTTTATCACAGCTTTCTAGAACGGTAGAAACCCGCCCTAATAAACGCCCTCAACTTTCTGATTTAAGAGAATCTGGTGCGATAGAGCAAGATGCGGATATTGTATCTTTTATCTTCCGTCCAGAATATTACAAGATAGATTTTTGGGATAATGATGAAGAAGGAGCACAAACCAGCACTACCAACCAAGCCGAAATTATTTTAGCAAAACACCGTAATGGTGCCACGGGCGAAGTAAGGCTTTCTTTCTTTAAAGAAATTGCCAAGTTTGCGGATTTAGATTTATACGGTGGTTACGAAAGTTCTAATTTTGGACAAATGGATAATAATCCTAGCGGATTTGAAAGCATCAAAACTACCATACAACCAAGTGCTGCATTTGATATTCCAGATAATATTTCTGGGTCTTCTATGAATGAGATTGACGATTATGATGATATGCCATTCTAA